Proteins co-encoded in one uncultured Draconibacterium sp. genomic window:
- a CDS encoding YeeE/YedE thiosulfate transporter family protein — translation MSSEQINIKEPKYINPYLGGVLLGLLVLVTVFITGRGLGASGAVKSAVVTTSNSIAPKATEANHYMGQFLSDDHSPMYTWLVFESLGVLLGGIISGIIFGRMKKFRIDKGPQISNKKRLVLALIGGALFGLGSQFGRGCTSGAALSGTATFALGGVIVMFAIFGTGYAVAYFFRKFWI, via the coding sequence ATGAGTTCAGAACAAATAAATATAAAAGAACCGAAATACATCAACCCTTACCTGGGAGGTGTTTTACTCGGATTACTGGTTCTTGTAACTGTATTTATTACGGGCCGTGGTTTGGGAGCCAGCGGAGCAGTTAAAAGTGCAGTTGTAACAACTTCAAATTCAATTGCGCCAAAAGCTACTGAGGCAAACCATTACATGGGGCAGTTTCTTAGCGACGATCATTCGCCAATGTATACCTGGTTGGTTTTCGAATCGCTGGGAGTGTTGCTTGGCGGTATAATTTCCGGTATAATTTTCGGAAGAATGAAGAAATTCAGAATTGACAAAGGTCCTCAGATCTCCAATAAAAAAAGGCTCGTTTTAGCCCTTATTGGCGGAGCGCTTTTTGGTTTGGGTAGTCAGTTTGGCCGCGGATGTACTAGCGGAGCCGCATTAAGTGGAACCGCAACTTTTGCTCTTGGGGGCGTAATTGTAATGTTTGCCATTTTTGGTACGGGGTACGCAGTGGCTTACTTTTTTAGAAAATTTTGGATTTAA
- a CDS encoding YeeE/YedE thiosulfate transporter family protein has protein sequence MGPLIPNGVIGGGWDFVIAILLGVAFGFILEASGFSSSRNLAGVFYGYNFVVLRVFFTALIVAMVGLLYFDYVGWLNLSQIFILPTFLTPMIVGGIIMGVGFVLGGFCPGTSFTGIAIGKIDAVFFAIGLYLGIFGFSLAYPLFEDFFTSGDLGNVTLMEITGIPAPYFAVAFTVVALTAFWVTMFIEKRVRKNMKQYKF, from the coding sequence ATGGGACCTTTAATTCCTAATGGTGTAATTGGCGGCGGATGGGATTTTGTTATCGCAATTTTACTTGGAGTCGCATTTGGATTTATTCTCGAAGCATCCGGTTTTTCTTCTTCAAGAAACCTGGCCGGCGTATTTTACGGCTATAACTTTGTTGTGCTTCGCGTATTTTTTACTGCGTTAATCGTAGCAATGGTTGGTCTGTTATATTTCGATTATGTTGGCTGGCTTAATCTCTCACAAATATTTATTCTTCCAACGTTTTTAACCCCAATGATTGTTGGAGGCATAATAATGGGAGTAGGATTTGTATTGGGTGGTTTTTGCCCGGGAACCAGCTTTACCGGAATTGCCATTGGTAAAATCGATGCTGTGTTCTTTGCAATTGGACTTTATTTGGGGATATTCGGATTTTCTCTGGCATATCCTCTTTTCGAAGACTTTTTTACCAGTGGAGACCTTGGAAATGTAACGCTTATGGAAATTACCGGAATTCCGGCACCATACTTTGCAGTTGCATTTACAGTGGTAGCACTAACTGCATTCTGGGTAACAATGTTTATCGAGAAGCGTGTGCGTAAAAACATGAAGCAATATAAATTCTAA
- a CDS encoding rhodanese-like domain-containing protein, whose protein sequence is MNRNYILLTILMLVLAVGTLFLRRDDEPKQIAPEELLQEIIQPTRYVTTDQVAKMIIQGDPSLLMVDVRPVAEYAEYALPGSLNIPLEDLLNDGNLSYFGVPGVKVVFISNDDIRADQTWVLTKRLGIDGTYVMKGGLNCWMETIIDPSQPNADAPSVDHELYAFRKGAQIYFTGAGSVASDEGNVEVQVRRREKTSVAAGGC, encoded by the coding sequence ATGAATAGAAACTATATCTTACTAACCATATTAATGCTTGTGTTGGCGGTAGGGACCTTATTTTTGAGACGTGATGATGAGCCAAAACAAATTGCTCCTGAGGAGTTGCTACAGGAAATTATTCAGCCCACACGATATGTAACAACCGACCAGGTAGCTAAGATGATCATTCAGGGCGATCCGTCGTTGTTGATGGTTGATGTTCGTCCGGTAGCTGAGTATGCCGAATATGCATTGCCGGGTTCCTTAAATATTCCGCTCGAAGATCTGCTAAACGATGGAAACCTGTCGTATTTTGGAGTTCCCGGAGTAAAAGTGGTGTTTATCTCTAACGATGATATCAGAGCCGATCAAACATGGGTGCTTACCAAACGTTTGGGAATTGATGGTACTTATGTAATGAAAGGTGGTCTGAATTGCTGGATGGAAACCATAATTGATCCTTCGCAACCTAATGCTGATGCGCCTTCTGTTGATCACGAACTTTATGCATTTCGCAAAGGGGCACAAATTTATTTCACTGGTGCCGGATCGGTAGCTTCCGACGAAGGCAATGTTGAAGTGCAGGTACGCCGAAGAGAAAAAACAAGTGTTGCAGCCGGTGGTTGCTAA
- a CDS encoding rhodanese-like domain-containing protein encodes MHIHELNPWRTLIAVSAFVVILVIGFVTMPKPLFEYQKSMDESIEALLDGEDYFYPWELEEVIANKPDSIVLFDIRDNFVFGQGHIPGAENLSANTLADPDNLERLTALRDRGVTVVLYGENELQGNGPWMFFRQVGFNNIKLLLGGYEYYKANEDDLYNTINDDAYFSGFPCFNYAEMAAPQNGSDLNSDQNNKPVQVRRREKTSVAAGGC; translated from the coding sequence ATGCATATACATGAACTAAATCCGTGGAGAACATTAATCGCAGTTTCAGCATTTGTGGTTATTCTCGTTATTGGCTTTGTAACCATGCCAAAACCGTTGTTTGAATACCAAAAAAGCATGGATGAAAGTATTGAGGCTTTACTCGATGGTGAGGATTATTTCTACCCGTGGGAGCTGGAAGAGGTGATTGCCAATAAACCCGACAGTATCGTTTTGTTTGATATCCGCGATAACTTTGTTTTCGGACAGGGGCACATTCCCGGAGCAGAGAATTTGTCGGCAAATACCCTGGCCGATCCCGATAATCTGGAGCGTTTAACAGCACTTCGCGATAGGGGGGTAACTGTAGTTTTATATGGCGAAAACGAACTGCAGGGCAATGGTCCGTGGATGTTTTTCCGCCAGGTAGGTTTCAACAATATCAAACTTCTGCTGGGCGGATATGAGTATTACAAAGCCAATGAAGATGACTTGTACAATACGATTAATGATGATGCATATTTTAGCGGATTTCCGTGTTTTAACTATGCTGAAATGGCTGCACCTCAAAACGGTTCTGATTTAAATTCGGATCAGAATAATAAGCCTGTACAGGTGCGCCGACGCGAAAAAACAAGCGTTGCTGCCGGCGGTTGCTAA
- a CDS encoding tetrathionate reductase family octaheme c-type cytochrome: MIRRIVIPLIVVVAVIAAIQLFHKEKPFYDLKLEKLRQEYAIKPVPSVDHSKFTILQSDFETPQEVTEACLTCHTEVHKEVMSSSHWNWERVAYVEGRGIRTIGKKNLLNNFCIGSQTNEQACAKCHIGFGMSNDHFDFKNARNVDCMVCHDNSEEYKKGASMAGYPDRSVNLSKVAQSVGQPTKNNCGACHFYSGGGNNVKHGDLEAAQTACTRDVDVHMAANGLNMSCVDCHTAENHVIKGKLYSVSAENINRLNCEDCHTNMPHFNQMLNRHTAKVACQTCHIPTYAKENATKMQWNWSDAGKLKNGNPYMEEDSLGNHTYMSIKGSFIWARNVQPDYVWFNGTADHYMMGDSITEIPVQMNKLFGSHDDPNSKIIPVKIHVGDQIYDKKYNILIQPKLYAPEKGDSAYWKDFNWDKASAAGMSRIGFPYSGEYGFVETEMYWPLNHMVAPKEQSVSCAECHTRNNGRLAKLTGFYVPGRDNNPILDGFGRWLIILSLGGVLLHAAIRIFYSMRNKEYETEIIDYNNQHNQNK; encoded by the coding sequence ATGATTAGAAGAATAGTAATACCTTTAATTGTAGTGGTTGCTGTAATCGCGGCCATCCAGCTTTTTCATAAAGAAAAGCCGTTTTACGATTTAAAGCTTGAGAAGCTACGCCAGGAATATGCAATAAAGCCTGTCCCCTCGGTCGATCACAGTAAATTTACGATACTGCAGTCTGATTTTGAAACACCGCAGGAAGTAACGGAGGCATGTTTAACCTGTCATACCGAGGTACACAAAGAGGTGATGAGTTCAAGTCACTGGAACTGGGAGCGTGTTGCTTATGTTGAAGGGCGGGGAATTCGTACAATTGGCAAAAAGAACTTGTTAAATAACTTTTGTATCGGATCGCAAACCAACGAGCAGGCTTGTGCAAAATGCCACATCGGTTTTGGAATGAGTAATGATCATTTCGATTTTAAAAATGCCCGAAATGTGGATTGTATGGTATGCCATGATAATTCGGAAGAATACAAAAAAGGTGCTTCAATGGCCGGTTACCCCGATCGTAGTGTAAACCTAAGCAAAGTAGCACAAAGTGTGGGACAACCTACCAAAAACAATTGTGGTGCGTGTCATTTTTATAGCGGTGGCGGAAATAATGTAAAGCATGGCGATTTAGAAGCAGCACAAACAGCCTGCACGCGCGATGTGGATGTACATATGGCGGCCAACGGATTGAACATGAGTTGTGTTGATTGCCATACGGCAGAAAATCATGTAATAAAAGGTAAACTCTATTCGGTATCAGCAGAAAATATAAATCGGCTAAATTGCGAAGACTGCCATACAAACATGCCGCACTTTAACCAGATGTTAAACCGACATACTGCAAAAGTTGCGTGTCAAACATGTCATATTCCAACGTATGCAAAAGAGAATGCAACAAAAATGCAATGGAATTGGTCAGATGCCGGGAAGTTGAAAAATGGAAACCCGTATATGGAAGAAGATTCGTTGGGTAATCACACTTATATGTCGATTAAAGGTTCGTTTATATGGGCCAGAAATGTACAGCCCGATTATGTTTGGTTTAATGGAACTGCCGATCATTATATGATGGGCGATTCGATTACTGAAATTCCGGTACAAATGAATAAACTTTTTGGTTCGCACGACGATCCGAATTCGAAGATTATTCCTGTTAAAATTCATGTTGGAGATCAAATCTACGACAAGAAATACAATATTTTAATTCAGCCCAAATTATATGCTCCGGAAAAAGGTGACAGTGCCTACTGGAAAGATTTTAACTGGGATAAGGCTTCGGCTGCAGGAATGAGTAGGATCGGATTTCCTTATAGTGGCGAGTATGGTTTTGTAGAGACCGAAATGTATTGGCCGTTAAACCACATGGTTGCTCCAAAAGAGCAGTCGGTTTCGTGTGCCGAGTGTCATACACGAAACAACGGGCGACTTGCAAAATTAACTGGCTTTTATGTGCCCGGCCGAGATAATAATCCAATTCTTGATGGATTTGGACGTTGGCTTATTATTCTTTCGCTGGGAGGCGTGTTGCTTCATGCAGCCATACGTATATTCTATTCAATGAGAAATAAGGAGTACGAGACAGAGATAATTGACTACAATAATCAACACAATCAAAATAAATAG
- a CDS encoding cytochrome b/b6 domain-containing protein produces the protein MAKVYIYKGFNRFWHWSQAALILFLAVTGFEVHDSIHLFGYEKAVYFHRVASYAFLVLIAFAIFWHATTGEWKQYIPNVKMLTAQINYYISGIFKKEPHPTKKTPLRKLNPLQAFTYLGFKLVLVPMMVISGLLYMYHKTVNANNEIVIRDINLNSIANWHSFGAFLLVAFVIIHVYMTTTGHTYTSNIKAMITGYEELDDEEQHADKHNK, from the coding sequence ATGGCCAAAGTATATATCTATAAAGGATTCAATCGTTTCTGGCACTGGTCGCAGGCAGCACTGATTTTGTTTTTAGCAGTAACCGGTTTCGAAGTGCATGATTCAATTCATTTGTTTGGTTACGAAAAGGCAGTTTATTTTCATCGTGTAGCTTCTTATGCTTTTCTGGTACTTATTGCTTTTGCCATATTTTGGCATGCAACAACGGGCGAATGGAAACAATATATCCCGAATGTAAAAATGTTAACGGCACAAATCAACTATTACATAAGCGGGATTTTTAAGAAAGAACCACACCCCACTAAAAAAACACCACTTCGGAAACTGAATCCGCTTCAGGCTTTTACCTATTTAGGTTTTAAGCTTGTTTTGGTGCCAATGATGGTGATTTCGGGTTTGTTGTATATGTATCATAAAACAGTTAATGCCAACAACGAGATTGTTATTCGGGATATTAATCTTAATAGCATTGCAAACTGGCATTCTTTTGGAGCTTTTTTATTAGTGGCTTTTGTAATAATTCATGTTTACATGACTACGACCGGACATACTTATACCTCGAATATTAAAGCTATGATTACCGGTTACGAAGAGTTGGACGATGAAGAACAACATGCCGACAAACACAATAAATAG
- a CDS encoding YeeE/YedE thiosulfate transporter family protein encodes MRSRKYMNPYLAGFLLGLTLLATIYITGRGLGASGAMKSVVIEGVNTIAPQHAENTHYYAKYAEEHPNGPMRSWLVFEVLGVMIGAFFSGVVSDRVGWKLEKGPRATNTMRVVGAIVGGALFGLGSQLGRGCTSGAALSGMGVMSFGGIITMMAIFGMAYMLAFFFRRLWLK; translated from the coding sequence ATGAGATCAAGAAAATATATGAATCCTTATCTGGCAGGTTTCCTTTTAGGATTAACCTTATTGGCTACCATTTACATTACCGGGCGTGGATTGGGAGCAAGCGGTGCAATGAAAAGTGTTGTAATTGAGGGGGTAAATACTATTGCGCCTCAACATGCCGAAAATACGCACTACTATGCCAAGTATGCAGAAGAGCATCCGAATGGTCCGATGCGTTCGTGGCTTGTGTTTGAAGTGCTGGGAGTTATGATTGGTGCTTTCTTTTCCGGGGTAGTTTCTGATAGAGTTGGATGGAAACTGGAAAAAGGACCAAGAGCAACAAATACAATGCGTGTTGTTGGTGCTATCGTTGGCGGTGCTTTATTTGGCCTGGGGTCTCAGCTTGGCCGGGGATGTACCAGTGGGGCGGCACTTAGCGGTATGGGAGTGATGTCGTTTGGAGGTATTATTACAATGATGGCCATTTTTGGAATGGCTTATATGCTGGCTTTTTTCTTCAGACGATTGTGGCTGAAATAA
- a CDS encoding YeeE/YedE thiosulfate transporter family protein: MAPLVPDIIGNEFNLVVALFVGIAFGYILEQAGFSSTKKLVGLFYGYDFTVLRVFFTAGITAMIGVVLFAHFGLLDINLIYINPTFLWSAIVGGAIMGAGFIIGGFCPGTSVCAASIGKIDGWAFIFGSLIGILAFSELYPVFEPLYMAKAMGPVRIDVFLGLSPVTWAVILTAIAILAFYGTTWVEYRVRNKQLKFTSFTLYRTYLVSAIPFVFILLVAIIPSRNERIQKQVADKKEQGKCVFKEISADKLADELVNNYYKVNLIDVRSKEEFEKWHLPLAINIPLDEFLDRKYEDYFKQKHKTNIFYSNDAVTHKEACLTARFVGKSNNLILRETADDFQQIILQAEKPVPNAPKEVYEEYLFRSEAARKLTELQAAFENLNKPVTKEVKKATGGCS; encoded by the coding sequence ATGGCACCATTAGTTCCTGATATCATTGGCAATGAATTCAATTTGGTAGTGGCTTTATTTGTTGGTATAGCCTTCGGATATATACTCGAACAAGCTGGATTCTCGAGCACAAAAAAACTGGTAGGTTTATTTTATGGCTACGATTTTACCGTATTACGCGTATTTTTTACAGCGGGTATAACTGCTATGATTGGAGTTGTTTTATTCGCTCATTTTGGTTTACTCGATATTAACTTAATTTATATAAACCCCACATTTCTGTGGTCGGCAATTGTTGGTGGCGCAATAATGGGGGCCGGTTTTATTATTGGTGGTTTTTGCCCGGGAACAAGCGTTTGTGCAGCATCAATTGGCAAAATCGATGGTTGGGCATTTATTTTTGGGTCATTAATCGGAATTCTGGCTTTTTCGGAGCTATATCCTGTATTCGAGCCATTGTATATGGCAAAAGCCATGGGGCCGGTTCGTATCGATGTTTTTCTGGGATTGTCGCCAGTGACCTGGGCCGTTATATTAACGGCTATTGCAATTCTGGCTTTTTACGGAACTACCTGGGTAGAGTACCGTGTACGCAATAAACAATTAAAGTTTACTAGTTTTACACTCTATCGTACTTATTTGGTATCAGCCATTCCTTTTGTGTTCATTTTGCTTGTTGCCATTATTCCGTCGCGAAACGAAAGAATACAAAAACAAGTTGCCGATAAAAAAGAACAGGGGAAATGTGTTTTTAAAGAAATTTCTGCAGATAAACTCGCTGATGAATTGGTAAATAATTACTACAAGGTAAACCTAATTGATGTACGTTCAAAAGAGGAATTCGAGAAATGGCATTTACCATTGGCAATTAATATTCCTTTGGATGAATTCCTCGACCGGAAGTATGAGGATTATTTCAAACAAAAACACAAAACAAATATTTTTTATTCGAATGATGCTGTAACGCACAAAGAGGCCTGTTTAACGGCTCGTTTTGTTGGTAAATCGAATAACCTGATTTTGCGCGAAACAGCCGACGATTTTCAGCAGATCATTCTACAGGCAGAAAAACCGGTACCAAATGCGCCGAAAGAAGTTTACGAAGAATACTTGTTTCGTTCCGAGGCTGCACGAAAACTTACCGAATTACAAGCAGCTTTCGAAAATCTGAATAAACCGGTAACCAAAGAGGTGAAAAAAGCAACGGGTGGTTGTAGTTAA
- a CDS encoding sigma-54 dependent transcriptional regulator, giving the protein MSKILVIDDERSIRNTLKDILEYEKYEVDLAEDGTKGIEKIRSAEYDIVLCDIKMPGLDGIEVLERLVVLAPDTPVVMISGHGNIDTAVDSIKKGAFDYIEKPLDLNRLLITIRNAMDKSTLVTETKILKKKVNKKFEIIGESKAITEIIEMADRVAPTDARVLITGGNGSGKELVARRIHDQSNRASEPFVEVNCAAIPSELIESELFGHEKGAFTSAVKQRKGKFEQANGGTLFLDEIGDMSLPAQAKVLRALQESVINRVGGDKHIKVDVRVVAATNKNLANEIDQNKFREDLYHRLSVILIHVPTLNERLDDIPLLANHFIKQICGEYGMQEKTITEKGIEELQKINWTGNIREFRNVIERLIILCDNEITDADVLKFAAPLK; this is encoded by the coding sequence ATGTCAAAGATCCTGGTAATAGATGATGAGAGAAGTATTCGGAACACCTTAAAAGATATTCTTGAATATGAAAAATATGAAGTAGATCTGGCAGAAGATGGAACAAAAGGAATTGAGAAAATTCGTTCGGCCGAATACGATATTGTACTTTGTGATATAAAAATGCCGGGACTGGATGGCATTGAAGTATTGGAGCGCTTGGTGGTTTTAGCTCCCGATACTCCGGTGGTAATGATTTCGGGACACGGAAATATTGATACCGCTGTTGATTCGATAAAAAAAGGTGCCTTCGATTATATCGAAAAGCCACTTGATTTGAATCGTTTGCTGATTACCATTCGCAATGCCATGGATAAATCGACCCTGGTTACCGAAACAAAAATTCTGAAGAAAAAGGTTAATAAGAAATTTGAGATCATTGGCGAATCAAAAGCTATTACCGAAATTATTGAAATGGCCGACCGTGTGGCGCCAACCGATGCAAGGGTTTTAATTACTGGTGGCAACGGATCGGGAAAAGAGCTGGTAGCCCGCCGAATTCACGATCAAAGTAATCGTGCATCAGAACCGTTTGTTGAGGTGAATTGTGCAGCTATTCCGTCGGAGCTGATTGAAAGTGAGCTGTTTGGTCACGAAAAAGGAGCTTTTACTTCGGCAGTAAAACAACGCAAGGGAAAATTTGAACAAGCCAATGGCGGAACACTTTTTTTGGATGAGATAGGCGACATGAGTCTGCCGGCACAAGCCAAAGTTTTACGTGCATTGCAGGAGAGTGTTATCAACCGTGTTGGCGGCGATAAACATATAAAAGTTGATGTTCGCGTTGTGGCTGCTACCAATAAAAACCTGGCCAACGAGATCGATCAAAATAAATTTCGCGAAGACCTTTATCACCGTTTAAGTGTGATTCTTATTCATGTACCAACGCTTAACGAACGGCTTGATGATATTCCTTTACTGGCCAATCATTTTATAAAACAAATTTGCGGCGAGTACGGAATGCAGGAAAAAACAATTACGGAAAAGGGAATAGAAGAGCTGCAAAAAATAAACTGGACCGGTAATATTCGCGAATTCCGAAATGTGATTGAACGCCTGATAATTTTGTGCGATAACGAAATTACCGACGCTGATGTTTTGAAGTTTGCTGCGCCTTTGAAGTAG
- a CDS encoding CDP-alcohol phosphatidyltransferase family protein, which yields MKNIIKQIPNFITTLNLLSGVIATIFAIDGHLIWAGIFICAASVFDFADGLAARALKAYSEIGKQLDSLSDLVSFGVAPGAILFTLLEFAMFGKNQPIYEITADWWQWIILFSAFIVPVFGAIRLAKFNVFTSDEPFFRGLPIPSNGIFWASLGLMLEFPKYHDNFQMLYSTKNLVILGLFMSGMMVINLPMFSLKVKNLRLKDNWYRYLFLALSAILLIVFNVYGLALVILLYIVLNVIFYLFKVEF from the coding sequence ATGAAGAACATTATTAAACAGATACCCAACTTTATTACCACCCTCAACCTTTTATCAGGAGTAATTGCTACAATTTTTGCCATCGACGGTCACCTGATCTGGGCAGGCATTTTTATTTGCGCCGCCTCGGTTTTCGACTTTGCCGACGGACTGGCAGCGCGCGCCTTAAAAGCTTATTCCGAAATCGGGAAACAGCTAGATTCCTTATCCGATCTGGTTTCGTTTGGAGTAGCTCCGGGTGCTATTCTATTTACCCTGTTGGAGTTTGCGATGTTCGGCAAAAACCAGCCCATATACGAAATTACCGCAGATTGGTGGCAGTGGATTATTCTCTTCTCCGCATTTATAGTGCCGGTTTTTGGTGCTATCCGCCTGGCAAAATTTAATGTGTTTACCAGCGACGAACCATTTTTCAGAGGATTGCCTATTCCTTCAAACGGAATATTTTGGGCTTCGCTCGGACTGATGCTTGAATTCCCAAAGTACCACGACAATTTTCAAATGCTGTATTCAACCAAGAATCTGGTAATTCTGGGGTTATTTATGTCGGGGATGATGGTAATTAACCTACCGATGTTTTCGCTGAAAGTAAAAAACCTACGATTAAAAGACAACTGGTACCGTTACCTATTCCTGGCCTTGTCAGCTATTTTATTAATCGTTTTTAACGTTTACGGATTGGCTTTGGTTATTCTACTTTACATTGTACTGAATGTGATTTTCTACTTATTCAAAGTGGAGTTTTAG
- a CDS encoding phosphatidate cytidylyltransferase: MSNLLKRSLTGIIYIAVMLGGTLLHPIVFAVVFATLLFITQYEFYAMVEKAGHHPSRIIGSIFGVIFFLICFGLSNNYLPRQFGFTFIPIVVVLLIIEIFRSNKHTLENGGFSTLGFAYIALPFSLMNFVVHTTINGQNTFYPWIMVGVFFILWINDSAAYLVGTQFGKHKMCKNISPAKSWEGLVGGAIFAIIMGIVNAVMFQAVSMISWIAIAVLTVVFGTLGDLFESKIKREIEVKDSGTILPGHGGFLDRLDSLLFVIPAIFIWLIFTGNV, from the coding sequence GTGAGTAATTTATTAAAACGCTCTCTAACAGGAATTATCTATATAGCCGTTATGCTGGGCGGAACGCTGTTGCATCCGATCGTTTTTGCAGTGGTATTTGCAACGCTGTTATTTATTACCCAATACGAATTTTATGCCATGGTGGAAAAAGCCGGTCATCATCCTTCGCGTATCATCGGGAGTATTTTTGGCGTTATCTTTTTCCTGATTTGTTTTGGCTTATCAAACAACTACCTGCCGCGCCAGTTTGGATTCACTTTTATCCCGATTGTTGTTGTGTTGCTTATCATTGAAATCTTCAGAAGCAATAAACACACCTTAGAAAACGGAGGTTTCAGCACCCTTGGGTTTGCCTACATTGCATTACCTTTCAGCCTGATGAATTTTGTGGTACACACCACAATAAACGGGCAGAACACTTTTTACCCATGGATAATGGTTGGTGTATTTTTCATTTTGTGGATAAATGATTCGGCAGCCTACCTTGTGGGCACACAGTTTGGCAAACACAAAATGTGTAAGAATATTTCGCCTGCAAAATCGTGGGAAGGATTAGTAGGAGGAGCTATTTTTGCAATAATTATGGGAATAGTAAACGCGGTAATGTTTCAGGCCGTAAGCATGATTAGCTGGATTGCAATTGCAGTACTTACGGTAGTTTTCGGAACATTGGGCGATTTATTCGAATCGAAAATAAAACGCGAAATCGAAGTAAAAGATTCAGGAACAATATTACCTGGTCACGGAGGCTTTTTAGACCGCCTGGATAGTTTGCTTTTTGTTATCCCTGCAATATTTATCTGGCTTATTTTTACCGGAAACGTGTAA
- a CDS encoding DUF2007 domain-containing protein → MEKGWEIIFTTAHEYKAEIAKDLLESAGIKIVVLNQHDSAYQNFGEYKIYVAEENREKAINLIKELKGE, encoded by the coding sequence ATGGAAAAAGGTTGGGAAATAATTTTTACAACAGCACACGAATACAAAGCTGAGATAGCTAAAGATTTACTTGAAAGTGCAGGAATAAAAATTGTTGTTTTAAACCAACATGATTCTGCCTACCAAAATTTTGGTGAGTACAAAATTTATGTTGCCGAAGAAAACCGTGAAAAGGCCATTAACCTAATCAAAGAATTAAAAGGTGAGTAA
- a CDS encoding lactate utilization protein — protein MASAREEILNKLKKAIHPEPEMPDFDAPVYHAIEKSLGQAFKENLEAVNGGVYLCKSEEELVEKLKTVLHDISETEVVCAEDELRELLTKNGIKHQDYRKRQQVIEAGITSCEFLIAHTGSVMVSAALQGGRQMSVYPPQHIVIAKKNQLVDYLHTAYDKIQEKYPNQLPSQITLITGPSRTADIEKTLVMGAHGPRELHVFLY, from the coding sequence ATGGCATCGGCTCGAGAAGAAATACTGAACAAGCTTAAAAAAGCTATTCACCCCGAGCCGGAAATGCCAGACTTTGACGCTCCCGTTTATCACGCTATTGAAAAATCTTTAGGTCAGGCATTTAAAGAAAATCTGGAAGCGGTAAACGGGGGTGTTTATTTGTGTAAATCAGAAGAAGAGCTTGTTGAGAAGCTAAAAACAGTGTTGCACGATATTTCTGAAACGGAAGTAGTTTGCGCTGAAGATGAACTTCGGGAACTGCTCACAAAAAACGGGATTAAACATCAAGATTACCGGAAAAGACAACAAGTAATTGAAGCCGGAATAACATCCTGCGAGTTTTTAATTGCACACACCGGATCAGTAATGGTAAGTGCAGCTTTGCAGGGAGGCCGGCAAATGTCGGTATATCCGCCGCAACATATTGTCATTGCCAAAAAGAATCAGCTGGTTGATTACCTGCATACTGCTTATGATAAGATTCAGGAAAAATATCCTAATCAACTGCCATCGCAGATTACTTTAATTACAGGCCCAAGCCGAACAGCAGATATTGAGAAAACACTGGTTATGGGTGCCCACGGACCGCGCGAACTACATGTGTTTCTATATTAG